The stretch of DNA tcaacaaaaatattcaaatgattCTAATTCAATATGTTACAAAAGGTTATCCTGAATCCTAGAGCAGTGCACATTCACACACATTGCACATAAACCAGCCAACATGTCCTTTACCATATTTTGGAGAAAGGAACGACTCACCCCACATCAAAGCCACAAGTTATATAGAATTTAATGAGGAGTAGgcgatatttatttaatttcttgctagtttatttaaaacaataaaaaactcAGCGCTGTATTTAATAATACccccaaataaaattaataatatctgaTCTCCTACTAAATGTATAAGTTTCAAAGTTgattaatatgtttataattacCTAAGAACGTCATATCGAGATATCTGAGATCACATTGTATCCATTGTGGAGGAGTCAATGTTAGCACTCCATCCGGCTTCATCACCACCACTGACCCTGAAaccaacatcatcatcagcgatcaaaaataaaaaaaaaattggaaacaaatatcaggaaattttaaagctattttaataataacaatattgaaacaaacttacacaaattatcttgccccaaattaggcatatatatcctgtgttatgggttgcaagacaacaatatatttaatacaatatacttacttaaacatacataaatacatacataaattcatataaacatccatattcatcatataaatgcaccacccaccggaattcgaaccctggacctctagcttagtaggtaggatcgctaatcactaggctatataggtcgtcaatTTTCTCTTGTTATACTGGAGATTCAAAATGATCATCAACTACATACTCCTATTTTTACTAACACGGGTTTACTCACggtttatcggtgtgggtaccgattAGTTTCAGACCATTCTGAGGTCCTTCATCTACGCAACTTCATCCGCTGAGCAAAAATCAGCTTCCTCATatggcccatagttagcgaccatgtCCTAActactatctatatatatataaaaatgaattactgttcgttagtctcgctaaaactcgaaaacgactggaccgatttgactaattatggtattgaattatttgtggatgtccagagaaggtttaaaaggtgaataaatatgaaaatgctgggaatgaaataaaaacaagtattttgtttttcctttgttgTGTCCCCAgttgttcagaaatcaaataaaaagaatagttcaaaatgaataacttcttagaatttttatagctttctaactttctcaggaggtaaaacatatacttaattttagccaactatagttggtagatgtGTGTgactgtggatggaacagaataatatgcaagatggcaatggaataaaataatgattgaaGTTTCCTTTTTGTGTACGATTtgataatatttggtaggtctgagaatcggtcgtcatcaattttttataccccaattattttaattattgacctttttcttattactttatatggcaatacaacatttgctgggtccgctagtcatatatattttttctcttACCATTTTGTCCCAGTTTAGCAGTGGATTCAAGTGCGGTCTTGTTCGTTAAGTTTGGGTCCGTGTTATCCACTTCATAATGTACATATctggaacataataatatcattttatttcagtaaattattattaatggataaataataataatagtttatttcatctttttcttacactcactgcaagtaacttaatttttctaaatatacattatttattaattataattataatactaattattaacaCCTTTCTATCgttaattgtattaataataacattggaaaacggttttgcagtgatattaaagaGGGTGGccctctgaccccgaaactagttaaaactgtatcttcggggtgAGTGATTCCATGACAAATGATAATGaccaatgaaataataaatagaaattaaatgtgtatgtatgtgtgtgtttttttttatatgagaggggggcaaacgggcaagaggctcaagggatcgggatggggagaggtgaggcaaccgcccatggacatccgcaacaacaggtgtgtcaagaaatgcgttgccggcctttaaggtatgcttttttcttgaaggtccctaattcgtatctgttcgggaagaccgctgccggtagttgatttcacaaagtggctgtgcgaggcaagaaatttcggacaaaacgcgcggttgtggaatgccagaagtctacgtgatgcgggtggtactttgtacgtaatgtccggtggtggaattcggccgctagaatcaacccgaacagctcctctgagcactccccgtggtaaaggcgctagaagatgcagagagaacccacatctctacgcaatgctagagaatcaagccgatcggagatgacttgatcgtcgatgattcgagccgctcttcgttgtatgcggtcaaatggaagaagctggtactggggagcacccgcccagaggtgagaacagtactccatgtgaggccgaatttgcgccttataaagttgcaggcggtggcttttagtgaatgtaaagtgtgtgtgtgtgtgtgtgtttgttatTTATGAATGAATAGACAGTTTTTCTGGTTCCAAATAATGAAGAAATAGaatcacttaattattatttctaattatataaTTCTCACACACAATACAAATGATACATACATAGAAACACACATTTCATAGGCATAAGAGTAAAGGTATAGgttcatattcatattatatacacatacacaTGCAATACACGTGGATTCGTGACCTTGGCCGGGTCATACATTCAGGTGCAACTCAGGGGGGACTCTCAGTGTGAATGTGGCGTAGATGAGGGAAATGTGGACCATATATtagggccgttcccaatatactatctacagatactgtcccaatatacccgataagtcattcttatcgcctcatatttggacgcgtgaattgcaatttccatacaaacttgtatcactggtaagctatatgtcgtcccattgacagacagcgtgtacggataaggtgagttaccgtcgataaatttattgggacagaaaagtcaacgatagataCGATTTTtatatagactgaatattgggaacggccgttagttgtCCTTTAATACATTCTTCtctatacaattttatacctcctgaaattcccCGCCCTACTTCCTTTAAGTATCTCCTTTCCCTGGTGTTTACtccatttgtaaatattttatgtaaatatattaggaaaaataagattaagttttaAGTAACATTCTTAATACAaacataagtatttatttattgtattactagctgacccgtcaaacgttgttttgtcatataaattgtattgatcttttgcttgctagttgataagagatggcgctagttgtattaattagtaacaatcacacttctttcatattttgtataattcacactatagttttataaattatagcctatttgttattctcgtgtgtaagctatattattgtaaagtttcatcaaaatctattcagtagattttgcgttaaagaagttcaaacatacatccagacatacaaactttcacatttataatagtaGTAGTAGGATGTACAAATGTCTGTGTTTTTTTAAGTCGTTTTCTAATTTTACTAACAGCTTGTGTATTTGTTtcagatttaaaataaaaaaacaaaacagttgTATTATACAAAGATCATTACCATTAAAACTGGGATGCTCTTCAACACCGTACCTTTACTCACTAATTCGTAGCCTACCTCACCCTGACTTTGGCTCAGCTGTGGTGTCCTTGCCACAAAATAATGAATAGAATAGAACATAAAGATTTTACATTTATGACAAAAtctaattaatgttaaaatacagctacaaagtacacatgttttaatactttaaaaagtatatatataaatgtgaaataacttgttatttttaaagtggtatcacacctcacttctgggattaataatacaaattaaatttgtaaccaaaataaattaataaatagatgGAGCCTCAACAagaaagttgaacaagacataccaaaatttataatccatgcgtcactcgaacggatggcttagttggaaagagcgctcggacggaacccgagaggcgtggtttcgagtctcgcatcgcctatgaattttggtacaaattaaatttgtgtgttTAATCCCAGTAGTGACggatatcaattaaaaataagaaactgtATACAGtattaccagtgagaggctcctttgcctatgccggctagattatgggtacctcaaggcgcctatttctgccgtgaagcagtaatgtgtaagcattactgtgtttcggtctgaagggcgccgtagctagtgaaataactggacaaatgagacttgacatcttatatctcaatgtgacgagcgcagttgtagtgccgctcagaatttttgggttctttcaataatcttgagcggcattgcattgcaataatataatattgacacactttttacacaaattatcttgccccaagttaagcatatatagcctgtgttatgggttacaagacattgatatatttaatacaatattcttacttaaacatgcataaatacattcaaacatccatgacttggaaacaaacatccatattcatcatataaatgcttgcattgtaattgtaatgagcagggcgtaacaaatttccatcagctgaacaacctgctcgtgtcgtcctttattttcataaaaaaaaatacaattcaattaATCAAATAAACCGCTCGTACAAGAATagcaatttacaaataaaatttgaaaaacaaaattttacgaacgacgcgggattcgaacccacgacctccggcgttccgtgccggtgctctaaccaactgagctaaccgttcgagtaccgcctcgttataaaattctgtttgctttgttcaactctcaggttgtgggcttcatctacaggatctactttacactaATAGATATTTACTTGCAACTATCCATATGGAAACAGGTGTTCAGGAAGGAACAGTCTCCGAGCGACTCGTCTGTATGCCCCTGTATGATCTTCTTGAAGTGCAGCTTCTTACAGGTGTACTGTGTATGTTTGTCCTTTAGGTCCCCGTCCTGCGACTTAAAGGAGCGCACGCATTCGGCGCGGGTTCCGTGAGGGCAAAACTCCATTACTTGTGCgcctaaaattaaatttaaattaagttcagGTGACATACTTTCTGCAGTTCGAGACGAAAGCAAAAAAGCGCTTTTGGGTCCAGTTCaaaaaggttgatgcatccattataggatttttgaatttatttatattgttggaGAATCCACAGCTGAATACTTTACACAGTCACATGATAAAATAACAGAAAGCCATTTACAGATTCTCACGAGTAgctatgtaaaatataaaacaaaaacaaagtgaGAGTTACGTATACGAATCAAATGCTTAACACTAATGTATTAACTATCTAATTAGATATTATCAGCTCGACCACCAAATTGACCAAAGAACTCATTTCCTAATTGAAGCTTAATGGAATCAGAGCTGCTACGGAATAAGTCAATATCTAATTGTTTTGATAATTTGTTGAAGTTATTGCTGAGACGTACGATGAATGAATTTTGACGATAGTTAGTGCTGACGGGGGATATAAAGATAGGAGAATATTTACGATATTATACTTCTCTAGgcgcattatgaaaaaaatatgagagtgaaatttgtGATGCGCAtctctgtaacacaaaagtaagttggttcctaaaattttcagaagtttgcgacattcgttttttttttggtttcctcGTCctttattaggataggcaaagggttcaagcccgtacagccgttcgttatttaataattaattgtccaagccatcgttgcaagaatTTTACAATATTGGTCTTTCTAGTATgaggaattaataattttaaggatttttgcttcgtacatacatacataaatacacacacccttttttttgtttatacagtttattctttattactttttataaaatatttcatatttataacgTTTTTCACTAACACTtacttacaaacttatttgttatgtatattacagccattatatacttctcatgagctctactttttccgaaaaaatagtagattcagtaatttaaaaaaatatttatagtgacaattcaaaagcgcttagtttaagcctaactgaataaaagttttttactcctgtttttttttatttatgtatttatattaaagtttacaaaagaaaatacttaaagctaGCATCAGAAAACCACACGGGTTTGTAATATATGCTAACAAAGAGTTAAATCTAGGTACATTAACAACAGAACATTAGTGGCAgttagataaattgtgtaaatatatttattttaagtgacttaaaaattatgatttcagttttttttaatattacgagAATTTATACAGTTCCGTACATCAGTGGGCAATTCATTAATTAGGCGAGGAACTAGGTTAGCATTCGTTCGGAGCGCATAAACGGCCCTGTATGGTTGCCATGTTCATTTATTTGCTGGAGCTTTAGAAGCTTAACtaatcttttttaaaataatttattcctcgtttattataatataaattatttacggctgtgtgggcttgaaccctttgcctctCCTaacaatggacgaagaaaccaaaaaaaaaaacgaacatcgcaaacgtcagaaaattttagaaaccaacttcattctgttacttttgtgttatagtgatgcgcgtgcatcttaaaatttcactctcatcattttttcataacgcgcctaaggaagtataacttcaaattaaaaaatataaattgtaaccATTAATTCGCAGGTATAAGAATGAAGAAAGAAAGAGATTAAATCAAGTACTTGCCTCCTTGGCTCTTGAACTTATCAGCCAGAGATTTCTCTTTAGCTGTCGGTTTACTTAACAGATCCATTATTTCCTCGCCAACCCTTTTCACTGCTTTCTCACGACTTGAAGGCATCGCCAATAGGGACTGAAAGTAATTATGGTCCATAAGCagatattttttcgttaaatatacacagagtaagacaagctacacgatataccacaagaaaggtaatttaacagactataaaagtaagaatatttaattttaaaactttatctgtgtaaatacgacaagccgtcaaaatgcagtcgatttaaaaattcttttttgtattatctatgacgttttagtaactattctatgactaattagtaactttgaagtatgttttagttataaaatattactacattcattagtaacaatcgaaatgtaatctgtaggtaaatctaaaaaaaatcgtaaaaaaatgCATGACAAGGGCTGTCATGcactttaaacgaaatttatttaaattacgcagtatctattgtttatgtaatctaacaaagcgctagtttgtttaataacaaaagcattgacgttcgtttttataaacaagccgaaacacttcaaaagcaataaattttattgtaacacaaGCCCGTTGAAATTGGTGTCGGTAACGCGCGCTTTGTGGCAGCTTAGCCAGTGACGGGATAAAGAATACAGTTAACGCgggagttgaatgcagagttcaagAATTCGGATTCTATATACAACACTAtcgatagtgctgtgacctaattTAATTGTACTTGATATCGATAAATTTAAGCAATGCTTCAAGTATACTATTTACAACCATGGTTAACCATGTTGTATAGCACTTTCAATCAGTGGAAGACTACTttgcccaggatgccggctagattatgggtaccacaacggcgcctatttctgtcgtgaagcagtaatgtgtaaacactactgtgttacggtctgaagggcgccgtggctagtgaaattattgggcaaatgacacttaacatcttatgtctcaaggtgacgagacacagacgagcagggcgttcagctgatggttattgatgcgccctgcccattaaaatgctgtgccgcttaggattcttgaaaaacccatatttctgaacggcactacaaatgcgctcgtcaccttgagacaagatgttaagtctcattaaggTCCTATACTACCTACCGATATATTAAAATTTGGAGCTTCTATACATTATACAAATGAAACTGacaacaaaattttgtaaacgatgcgggactcgaacccgcgacctcttgtgttacgtgcgagcgctctttccaactgagccaaccgttcgagtgacatatcgtttacaaaatcttgtatgcttcgttcaactctcaggctgtggcttcatccatgtaattcataaaattttgttttctgttttatttgtgtaattaatcccagaaatgagggttatcactttaaaaacataacaaattgtagtGGATACATGTCTTTCATACATATACTATGTGACTcttatttaacaaatttttgATCATGTCCCAGCCACCACCACcctgtgttttttttaacatgTAGTGTATTTAGAAATCATATGACCTGccaaattagtttattttttcctACAATCATTACCATTATATCAGAATCTCCTTTTCCAACTTTTTTTTCTTCCGCATTGGTCTTTGATACCTTCGGTTTTGGCCCATCTACGTTCTTTGTGTCATCTGAAATCAAaggtatattaataaaaaaatatggtaataCCACCATAAGAACTGTTATAAACCATGAGAAATAAGCGGCAAAttccatttttaattcaaaattgtgTTTTGCAAATGCGAATCTACTACCAAGCACCTGAGAAGAACCCCAGACACACAAAAGAGGggtgtaatataaattagatGTTTATCTGTGGCAATGTATCTCCCAAACTAATACACTGATTTGGATGATGCGgttattttatggaagaggaagacaaacgagtgAATGATCACCGTCACTCACACTCTGAAGCTATTGTCAAACAGACAGCGAACCGAAAGTGTGGTGAAACGTTTTTATTTCGATACGTAGTGTCGTTTGAATCTAGTCACATAGAAAATCGAAAACAAACCGAATGCGGGGTGAACCGAAAGAACTGTCACACCAGGACCAAACAAAGGCGAGCGCGCCAAGCGAGGCGTCAGCGACCACCGACCaccccgcggtgtcagagcttcatgcctgaagtacagttcagacagaaaactgttcggcgagctctgttttcgttggacgtcaggaagtcgagcgggccggatggcatttctccaatcgtgcttagaacgtgtgcccctgagttgacgccggtgctaacgcgtttaatccggcactcttattcaaaaggcgtagtccctgattcatggaagtcagcccttgtccatccgatcccaaaaaaggagacagttcggatccggcaaactacaggcctatcgctattacctccctactctccaaagtcatggagagcataattaaccaccagcttggtataccttgagggtcaccagttgatcaacgaccggcagtacggctttcgccatggtccgtcgactggcgatcttctggtatacctaacatatggatgggcggcggctattgaaagcaagggggaaggcctggcagttagcctggatatagcgaaggccattgatcgtgtatggcacaaggcgctcctcgcaaaacttccatcatttgagcTTCccaagagcttatgcaagtggacctccagcttcctcactgggcgcagcatacaggtccttgtcgacggttattgctcgaatcccaagcccgtgaacgctagagtgccccaaggctctgtgctatctcccacgctgtttcttctgcatatcaatgatatgttggacatcgccaacatacattgctatgcagacgacagcactcgtgaagccgtatacacgggccatgcaggagGTCTTCTCGCAAAATCGAGaagatacattcggaacgatacgataatactccgaatatatcgcaactatcctactctaacaaatgttcgaattccttatcgtttatcgttgacatagactaatattttgatttttttacgatgttagtgtgaatgaaatatgttcaaacctaaacattatctatgctatgtcgctgttaagtgtcaaaagtcaaaacatagttttggccctaaggaccatgccagactctgcaccaccaatttggtatcatttacacataatgtaaatgttaaaaaaatatgtaatgaataaaatatgaccatttaaaattgaataaataatacaaaacttgcggataataaaatgtaaaaaaagtaacttaactcttctcgtcgacttcctatttctcaggcggccatttgcattttTTCTACGCATAAATGATTAAcaaaatgacttagtagtaaaaaaatcctgttgaatagtatatcacatataattatttcactaatatttattaagtatgtatattgtgtggcaaatatatctatacaacttgaaacgataatagcatcgacagcctagaaggtgccgttgagattatcgtaaaagtgacgtttgattatttgtgaaattcgaatattcgtctctgacattttcaactaagagtagggttagggccgataatatcgaataatgtttcgttcgttcaatcatcgtttcgacattgattacgatgtaactaagactagcattcgacacgactaatgccacgatttatcgaatatcgattttaggagtaggcccccaggtctctctcgagaaaacgtcgaccagtgccgggagaaacttgtgtcttcttcgagtcctctctcgagaaggtcgcggaatggggtaagttgaaccttgtccaatttaaccacctgaagactcaagtttgcgcatttaccactaaaaaaaccccatttaccgtatcaccgctctttgagaaaacttcccttaaagcctcgcctagtatcggaatactgggtctcgaaatctcgagcgattgccaattccgtggtcatctggagggcaaagccaaattagcttcgaagaaaggcaatacttcaagccggcccacattctagcgctctacaaagcgcaggtccggcctcatggagtattgctgtcatctctggtctggcgcaccccagtatcagctcgatccatttgaccgcgtgcaacgcagagcagctccaattgtcggggacctagcgttctgtgaacggctggatcacttggcgttgcgtagagatatcgcttcattgtgtgtcttctaccgcatttatcacggggagtgttccgaagagctgtttaacctgattcctgccgccgaatttcaccttcgcacgacacgccacaagttaggatatcatccccaccatctggatgtgtggcagtcctccacagtgcggttttcaaggagctttcttcctcatactacgaagctgtggaatgagcttccttgtgcggtgtttctgggacgatatgacatgggtaccttcaagaaaagcgcttacaccttccttaaaggccagcaacactcttgtgattcctctggtgttgcaagagaatgtgggtggcggtgatcacttaacaccaggtgacccgtacgctcctttgtcctcctattccataaaaaaaaacatagttgtattttatttatttatttattattattatataaacctgTAAACTTACAGTTTTACCCAAAGCGTTTACAAGCTAGTcacacaaatacaattaatataatacaattagattttaaattaaagataaaataaataatgataaaataatacaaaaaatatcaagttatataaaatcaaatattgtcCATAGCgccaaataatcaaataaaataagtccaAAGTTTTAAGtcaatacttaaattaaataaaaaagttattaatatataattcaagTACTATCTAACATAAGTATTAGCTGGCTTGCAGTGTCATGATTATGAAGTGTGTGTTgatgaatgaaataaaaccaTTTTAATTGCATAAATACCTTTTCTTTTAGCATTACTTCCATTCGACTGCTCTTCCATTAGTGCAGCCAAAACAGCAGCTAGTCTAACAGACTCGGCACTGACTACCTCAATGTTAGCATCAGTTGTACTCTCCGTTCGTTCTTTGAtgctgaaaataataataaaattatttaaaaatatattgataggttttaattaatttctttaataatGAAAGGCAAGTAAATTGCTTTTAAAGGGTTAAAATATAAACCTTTTTTGAAATGTgttcaaaataataacattgtGGCAATAAATCTacaaactcaaaacattttgggagatataaatcataaaattaatgcTGAGTAATGTTtgcatgttgtttttttaattcataataaacagactgaatattacattataggttttttatttataattacataatattatgccaCATACTTAGGTTAGGATAGATTTTTACATTtcactgtcaaaataattttataactacagTAATTTCGTTCCTAAAGACTAGGACtactaatttaaatgtaaaaaaatatttatttcttactttaTGAGCTTCTGTGTTGCAAACTTTTGTAGTAAACTGGCGACAATACCAGTGTCCACATCTCCTAAGCCAGGCATTAATGCACTGGCCGTAGCAGGTAACTGGAGCTGCATATCTGACAGTACTTGAAGTAATCTGACCTCTAGTGATGCTGGCGGCACTGGTAGCTTTGGTTTTTCTGGGGGTGAAGCTAGAATCACATATATatcttttttaaaatgaaaataagggacaagactagcaggatgttcagatgatggtaattgatacacccagcccattacaatgcagtgccactcacgattattgaaaaatccaggtgacccatacgctcatttgtcctcctattccataaaaaaaaaaaaaaaaacaaaaactctgAGTATACTACAATAGTGTATAAGCCTCATTTcttactttatataataatatttagtttatttaatatttattattcagcaaAAATCTTGTTTAAAGTGTGAAATCGATCTCCTAATCCATATAAGTTATTAGTTTAGCTCCTGTGTtgcccatatttttttatataaataaaaaacaggattaaaatgaatataactATACATGCTCAGCAAGTTACTCTCTTGCCATACAGTACTTGAGTGATTGAACAAATCTTTTATTAGAAtcaaaaaagatataaaaatttgatgcaccttttatattttaatgtggtTTTGAACCTACCTTTGGTACCTTAAGacttattaaacattaaaaaattgagAAACGAAGAGATGATAAGAGCCTAGATActgatttttgaaaatctatattttcatttcaattctGAAAGTATAACTATTTCATAATAGAAGATAAATTTATCAACTGTCTTGTACTTGGCCGCTACCAAGTACCACTAGTCACTATTTGCCACTAATACTACAACTATAAGAGTTTACATAATTCGAAACTTACGCTCACATTTTGTAGCTGCGGTACAAACTATTCTCTCTTTTCCACTAGGAGATCCATCTCTTTTATCAACCCCCAAGTTGCTCGCCAATATACTCTGTCTTTCCTTTTTGCGCTTTTCTAACTTTTCTCTCAGGCTATTTCTCTTACTTTTAACCGCTTGTATTTCTTCCCAAGCGTCTGACATGGTTTACGAATCTAATGTGTATTAGcttttattatatagtaatcTTCAACATTCTTTAAGAGATTGAATATCAAGTTTgctcttataaatataattttattaaactttgcttttgttatatttagtaata from Leptidea sinapis chromosome 19, ilLepSina1.1, whole genome shotgun sequence encodes:
- the LOC126969899 gene encoding N6-adenosine-methyltransferase catalytic subunit isoform X1 produces the protein MSDAWEEIQAVKSKRNSLREKLEKRKKERQSILASNLGVDKRDGSPSGKERIVCTAATKCEPSPPEKPKLPVPPASLEVRLLQVLSDMQLQLPATASALMPGLGDVDTGIVASLLQKFATQKLINIKERTESTTDANIEVVSAESVRLAAVLAALMEEQSNGSNAKRKDDTKNVDGPKPKVSKTNAEEKKVGKGDSDIMSLLAMPSSREKAVKRVGEEIMDLLSKPTAKEKSLADKFKSQGGAQVMEFCPHGTRAECVRSFKSQDGDLKDKHTQYTCKKLHFKKIIQGHTDESLGDCSFLNTCFHMDSCKYVHYEVDNTDPNLTNKTALESTAKLGQNGSVVVMKPDGVLTLTPPQWIQCDLRYLDMTFLGKFAVIMADPPWDIHMELPYGTMSDDEMRCLGVPQLQDSGLIFLWVTGRAMELGRECLKLWGYERVDELIWVKTNQLQRIIRTGRTGHWLNHGKEHCLVGMKGNPDNLNRGLDCDVIVAEVRATSHKPDEIYGIIERLSPGTRKIELFGRPHNVQPNWITLGNQVDGVRLVDSDLIAAFKKRYPDGNCMAPPPPDPGLP
- the LOC126969899 gene encoding N6-adenosine-methyltransferase subunit METTL3 isoform X2, which translates into the protein MSDAWEEIQAVKSKRNSLREKLEKRKKERQSILASNLGVDKRDGSPSGKERIVCTAATKSSPPEKPKLPVPPASLEVRLLQVLSDMQLQLPATASALMPGLGDVDTGIVASLLQKFATQKLINIKERTESTTDANIEVVSAESVRLAAVLAALMEEQSNGSNAKRKDDTKNVDGPKPKVSKTNAEEKKVGKGDSDIMSLLAMPSSREKAVKRVGEEIMDLLSKPTAKEKSLADKFKSQGGAQVMEFCPHGTRAECVRSFKSQDGDLKDKHTQYTCKKLHFKKIIQGHTDESLGDCSFLNTCFHMDSCKYVHYEVDNTDPNLTNKTALESTAKLGQNGSVVVMKPDGVLTLTPPQWIQCDLRYLDMTFLGKFAVIMADPPWDIHMELPYGTMSDDEMRCLGVPQLQDSGLIFLWVTGRAMELGRECLKLWGYERVDELIWVKTNQLQRIIRTGRTGHWLNHGKEHCLVGMKGNPDNLNRGLDCDVIVAEVRATSHKPDEIYGIIERLSPGTRKIELFGRPHNVQPNWITLGNQVDGVRLVDSDLIAAFKKRYPDGNCMAPPPPDPGLP